A single genomic interval of Arthrobacter methylotrophus harbors:
- a CDS encoding hydrogenase maturation nickel metallochaperone HypA produces MAGRSASMHELSITQSLVDAVLERTGERTVTGVNLRIGPLSGVLPDAMRFCFDIVSADTPLAGAQLKIDEPRGLARCRNCRTEFELNDPILLCPCGSADVEVLSGRELMVMSVEVA; encoded by the coding sequence TTGGCAGGAAGGAGTGCCAGCATGCACGAACTCTCAATCACGCAGAGCCTTGTTGATGCCGTTCTGGAACGTACCGGAGAACGGACAGTCACCGGCGTGAATCTTAGAATTGGACCGCTTTCTGGCGTACTGCCTGACGCCATGCGTTTTTGCTTCGACATTGTTTCCGCAGATACTCCGCTCGCCGGAGCACAACTGAAGATCGATGAACCACGAGGCCTGGCTCGATGCAGAAACTGCCGCACGGAATTTGAACTAAACGACCCGATCCTGCTCTGTCCATGCGGAAGCGCCGACGTCGAAGTGCTCAGCGGCCGCGAACTCATGGTGATGTCTGTGGAGGTGGCTTGA
- the hypB gene encoding hydrogenase nickel incorporation protein HypB has protein sequence MRHEHPHEHPHDHDHEHEHHPVTITLEQNLLAKNDLLAARNRGWLAGRGIQALNVMSSPGAGKTTLLVRTLTDLGAKLQAGVIEGDQETSLDADRIRAVGRPVIQINTGAGCHLDADMLQRGLDALDPQPGSTVFVENVGNLVCPALFDLGENAKVVIISVTEGDDKPQKYPHMFMAADLVIVNKSDLLPYVDFDVDDCLRQIRQINPRTDFLVLSATTGDGLAAWYDWLDGSTSRSDSLTESLSDAH, from the coding sequence TTGAGACACGAACACCCGCACGAACACCCACATGACCACGACCACGAACACGAGCACCACCCCGTAACCATCACGCTCGAGCAAAACCTGCTCGCCAAAAACGACCTGCTCGCGGCGAGGAACCGCGGTTGGTTGGCCGGCCGCGGAATCCAGGCGCTGAACGTGATGAGTTCCCCCGGAGCGGGCAAGACCACCCTCCTGGTCCGGACGCTCACCGACCTCGGTGCGAAACTGCAGGCCGGCGTCATCGAGGGCGACCAGGAGACCTCCCTCGATGCAGACCGGATCCGGGCCGTTGGCCGTCCGGTCATCCAAATCAACACGGGAGCCGGTTGCCACCTCGACGCCGATATGCTCCAGCGCGGCCTCGACGCCTTGGACCCGCAGCCGGGATCCACGGTTTTCGTCGAGAACGTCGGCAACCTCGTGTGTCCTGCGCTCTTTGACCTCGGCGAAAATGCCAAGGTAGTCATCATTTCAGTGACGGAAGGTGATGATAAACCGCAGAAATACCCGCACATGTTCATGGCAGCCGATCTGGTGATCGTCAACAAATCCGATCTGCTCCCCTATGTTGATTTCGACGTCGACGATTGCTTGCGGCAGATCCGGCAGATCAACCCGCGCACCGATTTCCTGGTTCTCTCCGCCACTACAGGTGACGGCCTTGCCGCTTGGTATGACTGGCTAGACGGCTCCACATCCCGGTCAGATTCCTTGACTGAATCTCTATCAGACGCACATTGA
- a CDS encoding hydrogenase expression protein HypE encodes MPTETSLKAEEALIHVLWINAGLSCDGDSVALTAATQPSVEEIALGALPGLPRIAMHWPLIDFECGPQEGADDFLEWFRKADRGELEPFVLVVEGSIPNEKLHDDGGYWCGFGNDVNTGQPITTSEWLDRLAPKATAIIAAGTCATYGGIHAMAGNPTGAMGVPDYLGYDWKSKAGIPIVCVPGCPIQPDNLSETMTYLLYQATGQAPMIPLDDALRPTWLFGKTVHEGCDRAGYYEQGDFATEYGSPKCIVKLGCWGPVVKCNVPKRGWMNGIGGCPNVGGICIGCTMPGFPDKFMPFMDEPPGGKLSTNSIKPYGSAIRALRNITTHTLDQEPKWRRPGSELLTGAKRTW; translated from the coding sequence ATGCCTACCGAAACTTCCCTCAAGGCCGAAGAAGCCCTTATTCACGTGCTGTGGATCAACGCCGGACTCAGTTGCGACGGCGATTCGGTCGCCTTGACTGCGGCCACCCAACCAAGCGTCGAGGAGATCGCGCTCGGCGCCCTGCCCGGCTTGCCACGCATCGCCATGCATTGGCCCCTGATCGATTTCGAGTGCGGTCCCCAGGAGGGAGCCGATGACTTCCTCGAGTGGTTCCGGAAGGCTGACCGCGGTGAGCTGGAGCCTTTTGTCCTGGTGGTTGAGGGGTCCATCCCCAATGAAAAACTGCACGACGACGGCGGCTACTGGTGCGGATTCGGCAACGACGTCAACACCGGTCAACCGATAACTACGAGCGAGTGGTTGGACCGCCTCGCGCCAAAGGCCACCGCGATCATCGCCGCAGGAACATGCGCAACGTACGGCGGCATCCATGCGATGGCCGGCAATCCGACGGGCGCCATGGGAGTCCCCGACTACTTAGGCTACGACTGGAAGTCCAAGGCCGGCATCCCGATCGTCTGCGTGCCTGGCTGCCCCATCCAGCCGGACAACCTCTCCGAAACCATGACCTACCTGCTGTACCAGGCGACTGGGCAAGCCCCCATGATTCCGCTGGATGACGCACTGCGGCCAACGTGGTTGTTCGGCAAGACGGTCCATGAAGGCTGCGACCGTGCGGGCTATTACGAACAGGGCGATTTCGCCACCGAATACGGCTCGCCGAAGTGCATCGTCAAGCTCGGCTGCTGGGGTCCGGTGGTCAAGTGCAACGTCCCCAAGCGCGGCTGGATGAACGGGATCGGCGGTTGCCCGAATGTCGGCGGGATCTGCATCGGCTGCACCATGCCCGGCTTCCCGGACAAGTTCATGCCGTTCATGGACGAGCCTCCCGGAGGCAAGCTGTCCACCAACTCGATCAAGCCCTACGGCTCCGCGATCAGGGCACTGCGGAACATCACCACCCACACCCTGGACCAGGAGCCCAAGTGGCGCCGGCCCGGAAGCGAACTCCTTACTGGCGCGAAGCGCACTTGGTAA
- a CDS encoding nickel-dependent hydrogenase large subunit has product MTSTIPMNSGSETGNNKLVEMNWDPITRIVGSLGIYTKIDFANNQVVECKSTSSIFRGYSIFMKGKDPRDAHFITSRICGICGDNHATCSCYAQNMAYGVKPPNLGEWIVNLGEAAEYMFDHNIFQENLVGVDYCEKMVSETNPGVLAKAENTRAPHEAEHGYRTIADIMRSLNPFTGEFYREALQVSRATREMFCLMEGRHVHPSTLYPGGVGTVATIQLMTDYITRLMRYVEFMKKVVPMHDDLFDFFYEALPGYEQVGLRRTLLGCWGSLQDPDYCNFEYKDMTQWGRKMFVTPGVVVDGKLVTTDLVRINLGIRIMLGSSYYEDWEDQEMFVTRDPLGNPVDRRHPWNQHTNPRPQKRDLSEKYSWVMSPRWFDGQDNLALDTGGGPLARLWATALAGLVDIGYIKATGTSVQINLPKTALKGPVSFEWKVPQWSNTIERNRARTYFQAYAAAAALHFAEKALEEIRAGRTKTWETFTVPDEAISCGFTEAVRGVLSHHMVIRDGKIANYHPYPPTPWNASPTDSSGTAGPYEDAVQGQPIFEENDREHFKGIDIMRTVRSFDPCLPCGVHMYLGNGQTLEKLHSPTQTLTGE; this is encoded by the coding sequence ATGACCTCCACTATTCCGATGAATTCCGGGAGCGAAACGGGCAACAACAAGCTGGTGGAGATGAACTGGGACCCCATCACCAGGATCGTCGGCAGCCTCGGCATCTACACCAAGATCGATTTCGCGAACAACCAGGTTGTGGAATGCAAGAGCACGTCCTCAATCTTCCGGGGTTACTCCATCTTCATGAAGGGCAAGGACCCGCGGGACGCCCACTTCATCACCAGCCGCATCTGCGGGATCTGCGGCGACAACCACGCCACGTGTTCCTGTTACGCACAAAACATGGCCTACGGCGTGAAACCGCCGAACCTCGGTGAATGGATCGTGAACCTGGGCGAGGCGGCCGAATACATGTTCGACCACAACATTTTCCAGGAAAACCTGGTGGGCGTGGACTACTGCGAAAAGATGGTGTCCGAAACCAACCCCGGCGTCCTGGCCAAGGCTGAGAACACCCGCGCACCGCACGAGGCCGAGCACGGCTACCGCACCATCGCAGACATCATGCGCTCGTTGAACCCGTTCACCGGCGAGTTCTACCGTGAGGCGCTCCAAGTCAGCCGTGCCACGCGTGAAATGTTCTGCCTCATGGAAGGCCGGCACGTGCACCCTTCCACGCTCTACCCGGGCGGCGTGGGAACGGTAGCCACCATCCAGCTGATGACGGACTACATCACGCGGCTCATGCGCTATGTCGAGTTCATGAAGAAGGTCGTCCCCATGCACGATGACCTGTTCGACTTCTTCTACGAAGCGCTCCCCGGTTACGAACAAGTAGGCCTGCGCCGCACGCTGCTTGGTTGCTGGGGATCCCTCCAGGATCCGGACTATTGCAATTTCGAGTACAAGGACATGACGCAGTGGGGCCGGAAGATGTTCGTCACCCCGGGAGTGGTGGTGGACGGCAAGCTCGTCACCACAGACCTGGTTCGCATCAACCTGGGCATCCGGATCATGCTCGGGTCGTCCTATTACGAGGACTGGGAAGATCAGGAAATGTTCGTCACCCGCGATCCCCTGGGCAACCCGGTGGACCGCAGGCACCCGTGGAACCAGCACACCAACCCGAGGCCGCAAAAGCGGGATCTCTCGGAGAAGTACAGCTGGGTGATGTCTCCGCGGTGGTTCGACGGTCAGGACAACCTGGCACTGGACACGGGCGGTGGACCGCTGGCACGGCTCTGGGCGACTGCGCTGGCCGGACTGGTGGATATCGGCTACATCAAGGCCACCGGAACCAGCGTGCAAATCAACCTGCCGAAGACCGCGTTGAAGGGTCCCGTGTCCTTCGAGTGGAAAGTTCCACAGTGGAGCAACACCATCGAACGCAACCGGGCCCGGACCTACTTCCAGGCCTATGCCGCCGCGGCAGCCTTGCACTTCGCGGAAAAGGCTTTGGAGGAGATCCGCGCCGGCCGCACCAAGACCTGGGAAACCTTCACGGTCCCGGACGAAGCCATCAGCTGCGGCTTCACCGAGGCGGTGCGGGGTGTCCTGTCCCACCACATGGTGATCCGCGACGGCAAGATCGCCAACTACCACCCGTATCCCCCGACCCCATGGAACGCGAGCCCCACGGATTCGTCCGGAACCGCAGGACCCTATGAGGATGCCGTGCAAGGACAACCGATCTTCGAGGAGAATGATCGGGAGCATTTCAAAGGCATCGACATCATGCGCACGGTCCGCAGCTTCGACCCCTGCCTTCCGTGCGGCGTCCACATGTACCTGGGCAACGGCCAGACCTTGGAGAAGCTGCACTCCCCCACCCAGACCCTGACTGGGGAGTAA